From the genome of Erythrobacter litoralis, one region includes:
- a CDS encoding HdaA/DnaA family protein, with translation MGRAADSPSQIALPLVPGAGGAPRRIVIGNANAHAIEALAEPSRWPFGTAILTGPQRSGKSLIGEWAEGRGIAVIDGADKWDEDALFHRWNAGQEGGSRAGEPLLLIADSQPWHIALPDLASRLGGSLQLEIGVPDDAMAAQLIEALAEQRGLTLAEGAADYLVPRAERSFTGLEQLVETIDRISLERQVPATMSVWRSALEAMHGPEQGRLI, from the coding sequence CCCCTTCGCAGATCGCGCTTCCGTTGGTCCCCGGAGCGGGTGGCGCGCCGCGTCGGATCGTGATCGGCAACGCCAATGCGCACGCGATCGAAGCGCTCGCCGAACCGTCGCGCTGGCCCTTTGGCACGGCCATCCTCACCGGGCCGCAGCGCTCGGGCAAGTCGCTGATCGGCGAATGGGCCGAAGGGCGCGGGATCGCGGTGATCGATGGCGCCGACAAGTGGGACGAGGACGCGCTGTTCCACCGCTGGAATGCGGGGCAGGAGGGCGGATCGCGGGCGGGTGAACCTTTGCTTCTGATCGCGGACAGCCAGCCATGGCACATCGCGCTCCCCGATCTCGCCTCGCGTCTCGGTGGGTCTCTTCAGCTCGAGATCGGCGTTCCGGACGATGCAATGGCGGCGCAATTGATCGAGGCGCTGGCCGAACAGCGCGGCCTTACGCTCGCCGAGGGCGCGGCCGACTACCTCGTTCCCCGGGCCGAACGCAGCTTTACCGGGCTGGAACAGCTGGTCGAGACCATCGACCGGATCAGCCTTGAACGGCAGGTCCCCGCCACCATGTCGGTCTGGCGCTCTGCGCTGGAGGCGATGCACGGGCCTGAACAGGGACGGCTGATCTAG
- the epsC gene encoding serine O-acetyltransferase EpsC produces MFDKLKAYLDSIRARDPAPRSRWEILLYPGVWALGFHRVAHWLFEAKLYFLARVVNHVSRALTAIDIHPGATIGRNFFIDHGFTVIGETAEIGDNVTIYQCVTLGGTNPTNGKGGKRHPTLEDNVIIGSGAQIIGPITVGERARVGANAVVTEDVQPGATMVGLKARSTLVPAEEWIREFIPYGTPSDDPCEPRSDCIEKLENELNLLKAEIADLKAEQARARTDEAARQASLDFGRKSGTGD; encoded by the coding sequence ATGTTCGATAAGCTCAAGGCCTATCTGGACTCGATCAGAGCGCGCGATCCTGCACCGCGTTCGCGCTGGGAGATCCTGCTTTATCCGGGCGTCTGGGCGCTGGGATTCCACCGCGTCGCCCATTGGCTGTTCGAAGCGAAGCTTTATTTCCTCGCCCGCGTCGTCAACCACGTCTCCCGCGCGCTCACCGCGATCGACATCCATCCGGGCGCGACGATCGGGCGGAACTTCTTCATCGATCACGGCTTCACCGTCATCGGCGAGACGGCGGAGATCGGCGACAATGTCACGATCTACCAATGCGTGACGCTGGGCGGGACGAACCCCACCAACGGCAAGGGCGGCAAGCGTCACCCGACGCTCGAGGACAATGTCATCATCGGTTCGGGCGCGCAGATCATCGGCCCGATCACCGTGGGTGAACGCGCCCGTGTCGGGGCGAATGCGGTGGTGACCGAGGACGTGCAGCCCGGCGCTACCATGGTCGGCCTCAAGGCACGCTCGACGCTGGTCCCGGCGGAGGAATGGATTCGCGAATTCATTCCCTATGGCACGCCGTCCGATGATCCGTGCGAACCGCGCAGCGACTGCATCGAGAAGCTCGAGAACGAGCTCAACCTTCTCAAGGCCGAAATCGCGGATTTGAAGGCGGAACAGGCCCGTGCACGCACGGACGAAGCGGCGCGGCAGGCGAGCCTCGATTTCGGCCGCAAGAGCGGGACGGGTGACTGA
- a CDS encoding DUF2794 domain-containing protein gives MAGSGSGPGQIVAFPARGAAGQVGFEREELQRILDLYGRMVAAGEWRDYAMDFDSKCATFAAFRRTAERPQARLEKRPALRNKQGMWTLFGEHGQVMKRGHDLANVLAPMERRLVKAVED, from the coding sequence ATGGCCGGCAGCGGCTCCGGCCCCGGACAGATCGTCGCCTTTCCGGCGCGCGGGGCCGCCGGCCAGGTCGGCTTCGAACGCGAGGAGTTGCAGCGCATTCTCGACCTTTACGGCCGGATGGTCGCGGCCGGCGAATGGCGTGACTACGCGATGGATTTCGATTCGAAATGCGCGACCTTCGCGGCCTTCCGCCGCACCGCCGAACGCCCGCAGGCGCGGCTCGAAAAGCGCCCGGCGCTAAGGAACAAGCAGGGGATGTGGACGCTTTTCGGAGAACACGGTCAGGTGATGAAGCGCGGCCACGATCTTGCCAATGTACTCGCGCCGATGGAGCGGCGGCTGGTGAAGGCGGTCGAGGACTAG
- a CDS encoding SDR family NAD(P)-dependent oxidoreductase gives MSIDFKDKVAIVTGAGGGLGKAYALELAKRGAKVVVNDLGGSRDGTGTSDAAAAVVEEIEKAGGEAMANGGSVTEYEQMEKMVADAKQKWGGVHVLINNAGVLRDKTFAKMDPADFEFVLKVHLTGSAFVTKACWETFREQSYGRILMTASSTGLFGNFGQANYGAAKLGLAGLTKTLQLEGAKYNIKVNTLSPVAGTRMTEDLFPEEAFKLFAPENVVPAALFLVSEDAPTNAIVGAGAGGFHSSWVVMNDAVWLRDEDRTVEGFAARWEEINSFTNLQAPQSGSEQSGNILKAMQKVTGTGPSSARG, from the coding sequence ATGAGCATCGATTTCAAGGACAAGGTCGCCATCGTCACCGGCGCGGGCGGCGGGCTCGGCAAGGCCTATGCGCTCGAACTGGCGAAGCGCGGGGCGAAGGTCGTGGTCAACGACCTCGGTGGTTCGCGCGACGGCACCGGCACCTCGGACGCGGCGGCCGCAGTCGTCGAGGAAATCGAGAAGGCCGGTGGCGAGGCGATGGCCAATGGCGGCTCCGTCACCGAATACGAACAGATGGAAAAGATGGTGGCCGACGCCAAGCAGAAGTGGGGCGGCGTCCATGTCCTCATCAACAATGCGGGCGTGCTGCGCGACAAGACCTTCGCGAAGATGGACCCGGCCGATTTCGAATTCGTATTGAAGGTTCACCTCACCGGTTCGGCCTTCGTCACCAAGGCGTGCTGGGAAACCTTCCGTGAGCAATCCTATGGCCGCATCCTCATGACCGCATCCTCGACCGGCCTTTTCGGCAATTTCGGCCAGGCGAACTACGGCGCGGCGAAGCTCGGCCTTGCGGGGCTGACCAAGACGCTCCAGCTCGAGGGCGCGAAGTACAACATCAAGGTCAACACCCTGTCGCCGGTCGCCGGCACCCGCATGACCGAAGACCTCTTCCCCGAGGAAGCCTTCAAGCTCTTCGCCCCGGAAAACGTGGTCCCGGCGGCGCTCTTCCTCGTCAGCGAGGACGCGCCGACCAATGCCATCGTCGGCGCGGGTGCGGGCGGTTTCCACTCCTCGTGGGTGGTGATGAACGACGCCGTCTGGCTCAGGGACGAGGACCGCACGGTCGAAGGCTTCGCCGCGCGCTGGGAGGAGATCAATTCCTTCACCAATCTCCAGGCCCCGCAGAGCGGCTCGGAGCAGTCGGGCAACATCCTCAAGGCCATGCAGAAGGTCACCGGCACCGGCCCGAGCAGCGCGCGCGGGTGA
- a CDS encoding VOC family protein, which produces MSVAPILFIATARAEEARAFYADVMGFALKDDNPFSIEFDAGGTMLRVQKVETFEPHPFTAIGWLVEDIAAERDRLYDRGARFVRFDFLDQDERDVWTAPDGARVCWMKDPDGNTLSLTQLAA; this is translated from the coding sequence GTGAGCGTGGCCCCGATCCTGTTCATCGCCACTGCCCGCGCCGAGGAAGCGCGGGCCTTCTACGCGGACGTGATGGGCTTCGCGCTGAAGGACGACAATCCCTTCTCGATCGAATTCGATGCCGGCGGCACGATGCTGCGGGTCCAGAAGGTCGAGACATTCGAGCCGCACCCTTTCACCGCGATCGGCTGGCTGGTCGAGGATATCGCGGCCGAACGCGACCGGCTGTACGATCGCGGCGCCCGCTTCGTGCGTTTCGATTTCCTCGACCAGGACGAACGCGATGTCTGGACGGCTCCCGATGGGGCCAGGGTCTGCTGGATGAAAGATCCCGACGGCAACACACTGTCGCTGACCCAGTTAGCGGCTTGA
- a CDS encoding HAD-IA family hydrolase: protein MTDFRFSAVGFDLDGTLLDTFRDLGAAVNYALSLGGFAPVPVGSSKDLIGGGAKIMLARAVQAQGGLAGGLEGDDFRALYKAMLQYYADNNAVHTEPFDHARRVVDELAAKGVKMAVVTNKFEEFARSILTQLDFLDPFETVIGGNSIGKGEDGRYISKPDPAPVIEAQKRCGIEDPDRFVFIGDSTYDVKAARGAGVKVVAAGYGYCDRLPGDLGSDAVIDSLDELIPALQAL, encoded by the coding sequence ATGACGGATTTTCGATTTTCGGCGGTCGGATTCGACCTCGACGGCACCCTTCTCGACACGTTCCGCGACCTTGGCGCAGCGGTCAATTACGCGCTCTCGCTGGGCGGTTTCGCGCCGGTCCCGGTCGGCAGTTCGAAGGACCTGATCGGCGGCGGGGCAAAGATCATGCTGGCCCGGGCGGTGCAGGCACAGGGCGGGCTCGCCGGGGGTCTGGAGGGCGACGATTTCCGCGCGCTCTACAAGGCGATGCTGCAATATTACGCCGACAACAATGCGGTCCACACCGAGCCTTTCGACCATGCCCGCCGCGTCGTCGACGAGCTCGCCGCCAAGGGCGTCAAGATGGCCGTCGTAACCAACAAGTTCGAGGAATTCGCCCGTTCGATCCTCACCCAGCTCGATTTTCTCGACCCGTTCGAAACGGTCATCGGCGGCAATTCGATCGGCAAGGGCGAAGACGGCAGATACATCTCCAAACCCGATCCTGCCCCCGTCATCGAGGCGCAGAAGCGCTGCGGGATCGAGGATCCCGACCGCTTCGTCTTCATCGGCGATTCGACCTATGACGTGAAGGCCGCACGCGGTGCGGGCGTGAAGGTGGTCGCGGCCGGGTACGGTTATTGCGACCGCCTGCCCGGCGATCTTGGTTCGGATGCGGTGATCGATTCGCTCGATGAACTGATCCCCGCGCTTCAAGCGCTCTGA
- a CDS encoding HNH endonuclease: MSAGEDRVCWLCGRPFATRIQWHHPVPRSKKGRTTVPVHPICHKTIHANFTNAELARIGDAPELIRAKPEIAKFVRWISTRPPDFHAPTRT, translated from the coding sequence TTGAGCGCGGGCGAGGATCGCGTCTGCTGGCTTTGCGGTCGTCCCTTCGCGACGCGCATCCAGTGGCATCACCCCGTGCCGAGGTCGAAAAAGGGGCGCACCACCGTCCCGGTTCATCCGATCTGCCACAAGACCATCCACGCCAATTTCACCAATGCCGAACTCGCCCGGATCGGCGATGCGCCCGAATTGATCCGCGCGAAGCCGGAAATCGCGAAGTTCGTGCGCTGGATCAGCACCAGGCCGCCCGATTTTCACGCGCCGACGCGGACGTGA
- the glmU gene encoding bifunctional UDP-N-acetylglucosamine diphosphorylase/glucosamine-1-phosphate N-acetyltransferase GlmU — translation MHDFAAIILAAGKGTRMKSDLHKVLHPIAGRPMLGHLMAAVDQLGAARQVVVVGAGRDQIEQAVEGRAETCLQEPQLGTGHAVQQAETLLDGFDGDALVLYGDVPFVRAETMRAMLERLNEPDAPAVVVLGFEPDDPLAYGRVIADDDGAIIKMVEYKDADEGERACHLCNSGLMAAKAGDLFALLARVGNDNAQGEYYLPDIVNIAIADGRVCAVVITDDPDEVAGINSRSELARVEARWQAVRRERAMADGATLIAPDTVFFSWDTQIGRDVTIEPHVVFGPGVSVADHVHIKAYCHIEGATIASGASVGPFARLRPGAVMEEGSFVGNFVEMKKAVLGKGAKASHLSYIGDATVGAGANIGAGTITCNYDGYFKYQTHIGERAFIGSNSALVAPVNIGPDAIVAAGSTVSRDVAAGELRMVRAEQLMKPGWADRFHDTMKKKKEGSKREK, via the coding sequence ATGCACGATTTCGCCGCCATCATCCTCGCCGCGGGCAAGGGCACCCGCATGAAGAGCGACCTTCACAAGGTGCTCCACCCGATCGCCGGGAGGCCGATGCTCGGTCATCTCATGGCCGCGGTCGATCAACTGGGCGCGGCTCGGCAGGTGGTCGTGGTCGGCGCGGGGCGCGACCAGATCGAGCAAGCGGTGGAGGGCAGGGCCGAAACCTGCCTGCAGGAACCGCAGCTCGGCACCGGTCACGCGGTGCAGCAGGCCGAAACGCTGCTTGACGGATTCGATGGCGACGCGCTCGTCCTGTATGGCGACGTGCCGTTCGTGCGCGCAGAAACGATGCGCGCGATGCTCGAACGACTGAACGAACCAGATGCGCCCGCCGTGGTGGTGCTGGGCTTCGAACCCGATGATCCGCTCGCCTATGGCCGCGTCATCGCCGACGATGACGGCGCGATCATCAAGATGGTTGAATACAAGGACGCGGATGAAGGCGAGCGCGCCTGCCACCTGTGCAATTCGGGCCTGATGGCAGCGAAGGCAGGCGATCTGTTCGCGCTGCTCGCCCGGGTCGGCAATGACAACGCGCAGGGCGAATATTACCTTCCCGACATCGTCAACATCGCGATTGCCGACGGGCGGGTCTGCGCGGTCGTCATCACCGACGATCCGGACGAGGTCGCCGGCATCAATTCGCGCTCGGAACTCGCTCGCGTGGAGGCGCGCTGGCAGGCCGTGCGGCGCGAACGGGCAATGGCCGACGGCGCGACACTCATCGCGCCCGACACGGTGTTCTTCAGCTGGGACACCCAGATCGGCCGCGACGTGACGATCGAACCGCATGTCGTGTTCGGCCCCGGCGTGAGCGTAGCCGATCACGTCCACATCAAGGCCTATTGCCATATCGAGGGCGCGACCATCGCAAGCGGCGCATCGGTCGGCCCCTTCGCCCGCCTGCGCCCGGGCGCGGTGATGGAGGAGGGCAGCTTCGTCGGCAATTTCGTCGAGATGAAGAAGGCCGTCCTGGGCAAGGGCGCCAAGGCCAGCCACCTCTCCTATATCGGCGATGCGACCGTGGGTGCGGGCGCCAATATCGGTGCGGGCACGATCACCTGCAATTACGACGGCTATTTCAAGTACCAGACCCATATCGGCGAACGCGCCTTCATCGGATCGAACAGCGCTCTCGTCGCTCCGGTCAATATCGGCCCCGACGCGATCGTCGCCGCCGGCTCCACCGTCAGTCGCGACGTGGCGGCGGGCGAATTGCGCATGGTGCGCGCCGAACAGCTGATGAAACCCGGCTGGGCGGACCGATTCCATGATACGATGAAGAAGAAGAAGGAAGGATCGAAAAGGGAGAAGTGA